A stretch of the Methylacidiphilum caldifontis genome encodes the following:
- a CDS encoding phosphoribosyltransferase, with product MPYRIFLDRKEAGILLAEELLEYGGKPDVVVLALPRGGVEVGFVISKILKLPLDIFVVRKIGVPWQEELAMGAIASGGIQVLNQAVINSLNIDEETIREVTARELQELHRRENLYRRELPPLLLENKRVILVDDGIATGSTIRAAVAAIRKLSPKEIVVAVPVAPPRAFEEMKKVADKVIILMTPEEFFGVGQWYENFSQLSDWDVCSLLRESRKETPGKGHEVLTNSGL from the coding sequence ATGCCTTATAGAATATTTTTGGATAGAAAAGAAGCGGGAATATTGTTAGCTGAAGAGCTTCTTGAGTATGGGGGCAAACCGGACGTCGTTGTATTGGCTTTGCCTCGAGGAGGTGTAGAAGTAGGCTTTGTTATTTCCAAGATTCTTAAACTGCCTTTAGACATTTTTGTGGTGAGAAAAATTGGCGTTCCATGGCAAGAGGAGCTTGCCATGGGAGCCATCGCTTCGGGTGGAATTCAAGTTTTAAACCAGGCGGTGATCAACTCTTTGAACATTGATGAAGAAACGATCAGGGAAGTAACGGCTCGAGAACTCCAGGAATTGCATAGAAGGGAAAATCTTTATCGGAGAGAACTTCCCCCTCTATTACTCGAGAATAAAAGAGTTATTTTGGTGGATGATGGCATAGCTACAGGTTCTACGATCCGAGCGGCGGTAGCGGCTATAAGAAAGCTTTCTCCAAAAGAAATTGTGGTTGCTGTTCCTGTTGCTCCGCCTCGTGCCTTTGAAGAAATGAAAAAAGTTGCCGATAAAGTGATCATATTAATGACTCCAGAAGAGTTTTTTGGTGTAGGTCAATGGTATGAAAATTTCAGTCAATTGTCTGATTGGGATGTTTGTTCACTGTTGAGGGAGTCTCGGAAGGAAACCCCTGGCAAGGGCCATGAAGTATTGACTAATTCAGGACTTTAA
- the uvrB gene encoding excinuclease ABC subunit UvrB gives MFEKNLDRKFKVVSPFEPCGDQGKAIEELSEGIKAGKKHQVLLGVTGSGKTFTIAKCIEKVQKPTLIICHNKTLAAQLYSEYKQFFPDAAVEYFVSYFDYYQPEAYIPSTDTYIEKDSSVNVEIERLRLSATNSLLTRRDVIVVASVSCIYGLGSPEDYESLCCQIEVGQSISRNQFLALLVEMLYERNDFQLTRGKFRVRGDVVEICHVSPDRGLRIEFFGNRIERITEFELQTGRSVCRLQKELIFPASHFVTTSEKLKRAIRSIRQELDERIAELESKGKLLEAQRLKLRTENDLEMLEELGFCNGIENYSRHLSGRAAGSAPYTLLDFFPQDFLTVIDESHATIPQIQGMYEGDMSRKRTLVEHGFRLPSALDNRPLSFSEFEAKIGQLIYVSATPGEYELRKTEGRVIEQIIRPTGLLDPEVEVRPLEGQIDDVIKESSLRIKEGQRVLVLTLTKQTAEDLSDYLRELGFKVRYLHSELDAIERVEILRELRSGGCDVLVGINLLREGLDLPEVSLVCILDADKEGYLRSEKSLIQIAGRAARHEKGKVILYADNLTQSIKKLIAVTNYRRNKQLKYNEQHGITPKSVRAKELVSLHGLIRAEEKEAFTFKDIQTKSDYMELIKELGAAMIEASAKLEFEKAALFRDQIEELKRRLKEGKEPSADFSFIPLGERKTKRKKKVLRGG, from the coding sequence ATGTTTGAAAAAAATTTAGATAGAAAATTTAAGGTTGTTTCTCCTTTTGAACCTTGTGGGGATCAGGGAAAAGCCATAGAAGAACTTTCTGAGGGGATTAAAGCGGGGAAAAAACATCAGGTGCTACTTGGTGTAACAGGTTCGGGAAAGACTTTTACCATTGCCAAATGCATTGAAAAAGTCCAAAAACCAACCCTGATCATTTGTCACAATAAAACCCTTGCTGCACAATTATATAGCGAATATAAGCAATTTTTCCCTGATGCTGCTGTTGAATATTTTGTATCCTATTTCGATTACTACCAGCCTGAAGCTTATATTCCTAGCACAGACACTTACATCGAGAAAGATTCGAGTGTCAATGTGGAAATAGAAAGATTAAGGCTTTCGGCGACAAACTCTTTGCTCACGCGCCGGGATGTTATCGTTGTTGCCAGTGTTTCCTGTATTTATGGTTTAGGTTCACCGGAGGACTACGAGAGTTTGTGTTGCCAAATAGAGGTTGGGCAAAGCATCTCAAGGAATCAATTTTTGGCACTGCTTGTAGAGATGCTTTATGAAAGAAACGATTTTCAGCTGACTCGAGGAAAATTTCGGGTAAGAGGGGATGTGGTTGAAATTTGTCATGTTTCTCCCGATCGAGGTCTGAGGATAGAATTTTTTGGAAATCGGATTGAACGGATCACGGAATTTGAACTGCAGACAGGAAGAAGTGTATGTCGTCTTCAGAAAGAGTTGATATTCCCAGCGAGTCACTTTGTAACAACGTCGGAAAAATTAAAAAGAGCCATTAGATCGATTCGACAGGAACTCGACGAACGTATAGCCGAACTTGAATCCAAGGGTAAACTGTTAGAGGCTCAAAGATTGAAGTTAAGGACGGAGAATGACTTGGAAATGCTTGAGGAACTGGGTTTTTGTAATGGGATTGAAAATTATAGTCGGCATTTGAGTGGACGAGCTGCGGGTTCTGCTCCCTATACTTTGCTTGATTTCTTCCCCCAAGATTTTTTGACCGTTATCGATGAAAGTCATGCAACCATTCCTCAGATTCAAGGTATGTATGAAGGAGATATGTCAAGGAAAAGGACTCTTGTGGAGCATGGTTTTAGACTGCCTTCAGCCTTAGACAATAGGCCTCTATCCTTTTCTGAGTTTGAAGCTAAAATTGGACAGCTGATTTATGTTTCTGCTACTCCTGGAGAATATGAATTGAGAAAGACAGAAGGGAGGGTCATCGAGCAAATTATCAGGCCTACTGGGTTATTAGATCCTGAAGTTGAAGTGCGCCCCCTTGAAGGTCAAATAGACGACGTGATCAAAGAGAGCTCTTTACGGATAAAAGAAGGCCAAAGAGTACTTGTGCTGACACTGACAAAGCAAACTGCTGAAGATTTATCAGATTATCTTAGAGAGTTAGGTTTCAAAGTTCGTTATCTTCATTCTGAGCTTGATGCGATTGAAAGGGTTGAGATATTACGTGAACTTAGGTCTGGAGGTTGTGATGTTCTAGTGGGCATAAATCTCTTAAGAGAGGGACTAGACCTGCCTGAAGTTTCACTAGTATGTATTCTTGATGCGGATAAGGAAGGATATTTAAGATCTGAAAAATCTCTTATTCAGATTGCTGGACGAGCTGCTCGTCATGAAAAGGGTAAAGTCATACTTTATGCAGACAACTTGACTCAATCGATTAAAAAGCTTATCGCCGTCACCAATTATCGAAGAAACAAACAGTTAAAGTATAACGAGCAACATGGCATAACACCAAAGAGTGTGAGAGCAAAGGAGTTGGTCAGTCTTCATGGGTTGATAAGAGCTGAAGAGAAAGAAGCCTTCACTTTTAAGGATATCCAGACTAAAAGTGATTATATGGAGTTGATAAAGGAACTGGGGGCTGCCATGATCGAAGCCTCTGCAAAACTGGAATTTGAAAAAGCAGCTCTTTTCCGTGATCAGATAGAAGAACTTAAAAGAAGGTTAAAAGAGGGAAAAGAACCGTCAGCGGATTTTTCTTTTATTCCTTTAGGAGAAAGGAAAACAAAACGAAAAAAGAAAGTATTGAGGGGAGGATAG